One Chanodichthys erythropterus isolate Z2021 chromosome 10, ASM2448905v1, whole genome shotgun sequence DNA segment encodes these proteins:
- the LOC137028633 gene encoding uncharacterized protein: MISPRTICFVCLALLFGMAHANTTKNEYTSSLVTKATPKTETQNNGSPTTKVNTDIISTSRKNSVNTNKSIKTSQQPACTPATPEPNKGQCIFFLPTENILHLVVFALTVGCLALLLTTLICTCQVCHLRRIISSLQLRHNNIDLRAIREKSEEPNRDEGQVDGHPTETCVLLSEVTTPQEEVITAQEESRVDEDRVLEIKSEENKDTEQPSTVKDPNGDVTQENSHVPDAKAPESSDTGV, encoded by the coding sequence ATGATAAGTCCCAGAACAATTTGTTTTGTGTGCTTGGCATTGCTCTTCGGAATGGCACATGCTAAcacaacaaaaaatgaatacacatCCTCTTTGGTCACTAAAGCAACACCAAAGACTGAAACCCAAAATAACGGCTCACCTACGACAAAAGTCAATACTGACATCATATCAACATCCAGAAAAAATTCAGTTAACACAAATAAATCTATAAAAACATCTCAACAACCAGCCTGCACACCGGCCACTCCTGAACCCAATAAAGGACAGTGTATCTTCTTCCTGCCAACAGAAAATATACTGCATCTGGTTGTGTTTGCTCTCACAGTGGGCTGCTTAGCATTGCTGCTGACCACACTGATATGCACCTGCCAGGTTTGTCACCTGAGACGAATCATTTCTAGTCTCCAGCTTCGTCACAACAACATTGACCTACGTGCCATAAGAGAAAAGAGTGAAGAGCCAAACAGGGATGAAGGCCAAGTGGACGGGCACCCAACGGAGACCTGTGTCTTGCTATCAGAGGTCACCACACCACAAGAGGAGGTCATCACAGCACAAGAGGAGAGTAGAGTGGATGAGGACAGAGTTCTGGAGATCAAGAGTGAGGAGAACAAAGACACGGAGCAGCCCAGTACTGTGAAGGACCCGAACGGAGACGTCACCCAGGAGAACAGTCATGTGCCCGATGCAAAAGCACCAGAGAGCTCCGACACAGGGGTGTGA